Genomic segment of Nostoc sp. TCL240-02:
AAGAACCAGAAGTTGTCCAAAAACAGCCTATAGAAACTCCATCAGTAGAAAAAATTCAGCAACAAGAACAGATTACAGCAGTTGCTACCAAGCCACAGCCGACAAATACACCGCCACAAGCAATTGTTACTAAGCCAGAAGTTCCTGTGAAATCTACATCCGCTCCACGACCTGCTCTATCTGGAGATTCCAAAGCAAGTTCGGTAGGCGGTGGTGGCGGTGGTGGCGGTGGTGGCGGTTCCGGTGTTGGTTTAGGCTCAGGTAGTGGTATTGCTGTAGGTACAAGCAGCGGTACTGGCAGTGGCGGAGGTACTGGCACTGGTACTGGCGGTGGGATTGGCAGTGGAACTGGCACTGGTACTGGTAGCGGTATTGGTAGCGGCTCCGGCAGTGGGATTGGCAGTGGCACAGGTAGTGGTACTGGTAGCGGTATTGGTAGCGGCTCCGGCAATGGTATAGGCAATGGAGTAGGAAACGGAAACCGTCCGACAGTAGCAACAGCGCCAACACCTCCAAAAATTAACAGTTCAGGTAATGGTAATGGTCGTGCAGCTTGCCGCGAATGTAATGCCAAATATCCAGAAGCCGCAAGACGGCGAGGAGTTGAAGGCAGAGTGGAAGTAGCTGTTGATACTGATGCACAAGGAAATGTAACCAATGTGCGGGTTGCTCGCTCCAGTGGAAACCGCGACTTGGATGAAGAAACCATGAGACAGGCGCGTGACTGGAAATTAAAACCCGCAGAAGGTGGTAGACAAGGGGTATCAATAGCCACTGAATTTGCCATACAAGGTTCACGGCGATCACGCCAAGTTCAAGAACGGAAAAGACAAAGAGAAGCAGAAGAGAGAACCCAACAGACAACGGCTGCTAACTCCACGGAAGAAGCTCCAAAACGTAGACGCAGAGAGTTGACACCTTCATCTAATGAACCTACTAGAGCCACAAGGCCAGCAATATCTGGATTTAGTAGACGATTGGAACCTCAAACAGGGGAAAGTACTGCTAGCACAACTCGCACTCAAGGAACTGCTAGAGAGTCTTTACGCCGCATCCGGCGTGAGCAAACGGCTAACGATTCATCACAAAAGCCACAACCAACCGCAAATAATAGGCGGCGAAGAGATAACGCTAGCCAGAACAAGTTGCGGGACTCTTTGCGCCGTTTACGCCCACAACCCCAATCGCAACCTGCTGCACCGCCTGCTACAAGTCAGGAGTAGAAATGTAGAAGTGTTACGTCTCTAGAAGGATGTAGAATTTCCTGATTTTTTGTGAGCATTTAACAGGTACGGTTATTGCGATCGCATATTGCTATAAAACCGAACCTGCTGAACTTGAAAGTTGATTTAGTCTAATAACTAGGAAGCTTGAGATTGAGCTTTGTGCAATTTAAGATTGCTTAACAACCCATTTTATCAGCTGTTCGCAAGCTAAAAAGCTTGAGATTGAGCCTCCTAAGACTAAATAGTTCATCTTAGAGGTGATAGTTATGCCACTGGTGCGTTGGAACCCATTCCGGGATAGTGAACGTTTAGAACCATTTCGGGATACTGAATCTTGGGAACCATTCCGAGAAATCGACACCTTGCAGAGGCAAATGAATCGTTTATTTGACAGATTGATCCCAAGTACTAATGGTGGTGAGAGGTCTGGATTTATATTTAGTCCTGCTGCTGAACTAGAAGAAACTGATGATGCAATTCGCTTGAAACTAGAAGTACCTGGTCTAGAAGCAAAAGATATCAATGTGGAAGCAACTCCGGAATCAATTTCGATTACCGGTGAGCGTAAGACTGAAACCAAGAGTGAAGAAAACGGTATTACTAGGTCTGAGTTCCGTTATGGGAAATTTCAGAGGGTAATCCCGTTACCTTCCCAAATTCAAAATGACAAAGTGCAAGCTGAGTACAAAAATGGTATTCTCCACTTAACTTTGCCGAAAGCGGAACCAGAAAAACACAAAGCCGTCAAAGTGAATCTTGGTTAATTCAATTCAACATTCGGGAGTCTTGGACTTTCTTTTATATTTTGATTAGCTGTGAGAACCGCCTTCTTAAAAACGGAAGGTGGTTCTTCTTTATACATAAATTGCTTTGCTACTCGTCACCCATCTACTATGGGGAAGAGGGCTTAAAAGTGGTCTACTTTATATAATTGGCAATTATAGACACTGGTAATAACTTGATTTTTCCATCAATAAAAGTAGAAGCGAATAATTTTGCACTCCCCTATGTTCCAATACTTGTCGGGTTTTGGGGAAAAGGGGAAGGGGAAAGAAAAAACCTTTAACCTTTTCCCCAAACCCAATTCCGAGTTAAAAATGCAAAACCCGAGCAGTATTGCCCTATGCTCAATTTCTCTGATGAGGCCGATGAAAATCGTTTCTGCATCCAGATGAATCAAAATCAGGGACTGAAGGATACTTTGGTAAGATTTAATTCACAGTCTATTCAAGCACTTCCAAAAGGTCTTTAAGAAACTATTATCGAAGTGTAATCTTATCCAGCCAAACTAGTTTATGCTTGCCTTTTCTTGGCAAGATTATTCCGATATATGCTTTTCAATTTACAACACTGGCATGATTGAGAGAGATTGTGCTTTAGTTGAAGACTACCCATTTGTATCGAAAGTGCATCACGTTAGGCAAAAGCAGCTAGTTATAGGCAGTGGGAATTGTATTCAGAATCAAGCATCATAGAAATGGTGGTAGTTTTTGCTCATCATCAACTTTATGCTGGGATGATAGTCAATGGCTAACTCTCAAGTTGCTCATCTGTACTTTATGTTCAATGTCAAATTCACTGATTTGAATAAAACTTCTACATAAA
This window contains:
- a CDS encoding TonB family protein, with translation MSFSGTTVEQRSKEVEALKSFLTYSLIGSLALHIGVLSLGIGNYLTRVPTGEEEPIEVAIVDSPTAEPEKPIAEISEEIKKEPEVVQKQPIETPSVEKIQQQEQITAVATKPQPTNTPPQAIVTKPEVPVKSTSAPRPALSGDSKASSVGGGGGGGGGGGSGVGLGSGSGIAVGTSSGTGSGGGTGTGTGGGIGSGTGTGTGSGIGSGSGSGIGSGTGSGTGSGIGSGSGNGIGNGVGNGNRPTVATAPTPPKINSSGNGNGRAACRECNAKYPEAARRRGVEGRVEVAVDTDAQGNVTNVRVARSSGNRDLDEETMRQARDWKLKPAEGGRQGVSIATEFAIQGSRRSRQVQERKRQREAEERTQQTTAANSTEEAPKRRRRELTPSSNEPTRATRPAISGFSRRLEPQTGESTASTTRTQGTARESLRRIRREQTANDSSQKPQPTANNRRRRDNASQNKLRDSLRRLRPQPQSQPAAPPATSQE
- a CDS encoding Hsp20/alpha crystallin family protein, whose translation is MPLVRWNPFRDSERLEPFRDTESWEPFREIDTLQRQMNRLFDRLIPSTNGGERSGFIFSPAAELEETDDAIRLKLEVPGLEAKDINVEATPESISITGERKTETKSEENGITRSEFRYGKFQRVIPLPSQIQNDKVQAEYKNGILHLTLPKAEPEKHKAVKVNLG